One window from the genome of Panthera leo isolate Ple1 chromosome D3, P.leo_Ple1_pat1.1, whole genome shotgun sequence encodes:
- the MLEC gene encoding malectin isoform X3, protein MKLPILRSNPEDQILYQTERYNEETFGYEVPIKEEGDYVLVLKFAEVYFAQSQQKVFDVRLNGHVVVKDLDIFDRVGHSTAHDEIIPMSIRKGKLSVQGEVSTFTGKLYIEFVKGYYDNPKVCALYIMAGTVDDVPKLQPHPGLEKKEEEEEEEEYDEGSNLKRQTNKNRVQSGPRTPNPYASDNSSLMFPILVAFGVFIPTLFCLCRL, encoded by the exons ATGAAACTGCCAATCCTGCGTTCCAACCCCGAGGACCAGATCCTGTATCAAACAGAGCGGTACAATGAGGAGACTTTTGGCTACGAAGTGCCCATCAAGGAGGAGGGGGACTACGTGCTGGTGTTGAAATTTGCTGAGGTCTACTTTGCACAGTCCCAGCAGAAG GTATTTGATGTGCGACTGAATGGCCATGTCGTGGTGAAGGACTTGGACATCTTTGATCGTGTTGGGCACAGCACAGCTCATGATGAAATCATCCCTATGAGCATCAGAAAGGGAAAGCTGAGTGTCCAAGGGGAGGTGTCCACCTTCACAGGGAAACTCTACATCGAGTTTGTAAAG GGGTACTATGACAATCCCAAAGTTTGTGCACTCTACATCATGGCTGGGACAGTGGATG ATGTACCAAAGCTGCAGCCTCATCCAGgactggagaagaaagaagaggaagaagaagaagaagaatacgATGAAGGGTCTAATCTCAAAAGACAGACCAATAAGAATCGGGTGCAGTCAGGTCCCCGCACGCCCAACCCCTATGCCTCGGACAACAGCAGCCTCATGTTTCCCATCCTGGTGGCCTTTGGAGTCTTCATTCCAACCCTCTTCTGCCTCTGCCGGTTGTGA
- the MLEC gene encoding malectin isoform X2, whose protein sequence is MASDYGMKLPILRSNPEDQILYQTERYNEETFGYEVPIKEEGDYVLVLKFAEVYFAQSQQKVFDVRLNGHVVVKDLDIFDRVGHSTAHDEIIPMSIRKGKLSVQGEVSTFTGKLYIEFVKGYYDNPKVCALYIMAGTVDDVPKLQPHPGLEKKEEEEEEEEYDEGSNLKRQTNKNRVQSGPRTPNPYASDNSSLMFPILVAFGVFIPTLFCLCRL, encoded by the exons CCTCCGACTATGGTATGAAACTGCCAATCCTGCGTTCCAACCCCGAGGACCAGATCCTGTATCAAACAGAGCGGTACAATGAGGAGACTTTTGGCTACGAAGTGCCCATCAAGGAGGAGGGGGACTACGTGCTGGTGTTGAAATTTGCTGAGGTCTACTTTGCACAGTCCCAGCAGAAG GTATTTGATGTGCGACTGAATGGCCATGTCGTGGTGAAGGACTTGGACATCTTTGATCGTGTTGGGCACAGCACAGCTCATGATGAAATCATCCCTATGAGCATCAGAAAGGGAAAGCTGAGTGTCCAAGGGGAGGTGTCCACCTTCACAGGGAAACTCTACATCGAGTTTGTAAAG GGGTACTATGACAATCCCAAAGTTTGTGCACTCTACATCATGGCTGGGACAGTGGATG ATGTACCAAAGCTGCAGCCTCATCCAGgactggagaagaaagaagaggaagaagaagaagaagaatacgATGAAGGGTCTAATCTCAAAAGACAGACCAATAAGAATCGGGTGCAGTCAGGTCCCCGCACGCCCAACCCCTATGCCTCGGACAACAGCAGCCTCATGTTTCCCATCCTGGTGGCCTTTGGAGTCTTCATTCCAACCCTCTTCTGCCTCTGCCGGTTGTGA